The Exiguobacterium acetylicum genome includes a window with the following:
- a CDS encoding BRO family protein, translated as MKQLTKVFEGKEIRLIEENGAPLFVATDVAMILGYQKPNNAINRHCKGVALKRGITDSLNRIQEVRVIRESDVYRLVINSKLPAAQDFENWIMEDVLPSIRSTGSYEMPKGIPFAELFASTAQMLLKQQETEVAITTLNDKIDQRMTLDYGQQLAIESAKKSRAEALWDEISQTNSELYPSKAKVYGRFGSDIKRAFAVASYRDIKQSQFEEALAYVKSWRPSLV; from the coding sequence ATGAAACAACTTACAAAAGTATTTGAAGGCAAGGAAATTAGATTGATTGAGGAAAATGGAGCGCCACTTTTCGTAGCGACTGATGTGGCGATGATTCTTGGTTATCAAAAACCAAACAACGCAATTAATCGTCATTGCAAGGGTGTTGCCCTAAAACGGGGTATCACCGACTCGCTTAATCGAATTCAAGAGGTACGTGTCATTCGAGAATCAGATGTGTATCGCTTGGTCATCAACTCTAAGTTACCTGCAGCGCAAGACTTTGAAAACTGGATCATGGAAGACGTTCTTCCTTCCATCCGAAGCACTGGATCATACGAGATGCCAAAAGGTATCCCATTCGCTGAATTGTTTGCCTCGACGGCGCAGATGCTTTTGAAGCAACAAGAGACAGAGGTCGCGATTACGACACTCAACGATAAGATTGATCAACGCATGACGCTGGACTACGGTCAACAACTTGCGATCGAGAGTGCGAAGAAATCACGTGCGGAAGCCCTGTGGGATGAAATCTCGCAAACGAACTCAGAACTCTACCCGTCGAAGGCGAAGGTGTACGGTCGCTTCGGAAGTGACATCAAGCGTGCATTCGCTGTCGCGTCTTACCGGGATATCAAACAGAGCCAGTTCGAAGAAGCACTTGCCTATGTCAAATCATGGCGACCATCGCTTGTCTGA
- a CDS encoding helix-turn-helix domain-containing protein: MMTISEQPRIDPSLLKKAREDKKMMLREVSEKLGFKSESMLSKRENGIYKFSIEELFFLAKLYDQPIENFFIDNLLK; encoded by the coding sequence ATGATGACGATTTCAGAGCAACCGAGAATTGATCCTTCCTTATTGAAGAAAGCAAGGGAAGATAAAAAAATGATGCTAAGAGAAGTTTCAGAAAAGCTTGGATTTAAAAGCGAATCCATGTTGTCGAAGCGGGAAAATGGCATTTACAAATTCTCTATCGAAGAGTTGTTCTTCTTAGCAAAATTGTATGATCAGCCAATAGAAAATTTTTTTATTGATAACTTGCTAAAATAG
- a CDS encoding helix-turn-helix domain-containing protein, producing the protein MELMMMERRFRSERLRECRIKRGMQQDEMARHLKTNTSTMSRIENGKKQPDPEMIIMMAELFNVSTDYLLGLVEDPQSTHDEYLRDALKKYEFIGTFFSEDKLKELPQERLENIIKYMDEQYKLAKIEEK; encoded by the coding sequence ATGGAGTTGATGATGATGGAAAGGCGATTCCGGAGTGAGCGACTTAGAGAATGTAGAATAAAGCGCGGGATGCAACAAGACGAGATGGCTCGGCATTTAAAAACGAACACAAGTACAATGTCTAGAATTGAGAACGGGAAAAAGCAACCAGACCCAGAAATGATAATTATGATGGCTGAACTCTTCAACGTGTCTACTGACTATTTGCTTGGTCTTGTCGAAGATCCTCAATCGACGCATGATGAATATTTAAGAGACGCATTAAAAAAATATGAATTTATCGGTACATTTTTCAGTGAGGACAAATTAAAAGAACTTCCCCAAGAACGCCTAGAAAATATTATTAAATATATGGATGAGCAATACAAATTAGCAAAAATTGAAGAAAAATAA
- a CDS encoding ImmA/IrrE family metallo-endopeptidase, with protein MSQPHFVASPMSRKQIRAFALFIRNLFNVPDDENIDIFRLIEYGLPEIFKDFSLRIIPKDKMYEYAFFLPEKNELWIREDVYEAALNGNPRHRFTLAHEIGHVFLHQNIKRLARGEFAVSIPAYKDPEWQANEFAGELLAPAHLIGTLSQNEIMLRFNLSSEAAKHRYNNSKK; from the coding sequence GTGAGTCAGCCGCATTTTGTAGCAAGCCCCATGTCAAGAAAACAAATCAGAGCGTTTGCGTTGTTCATTCGAAATCTTTTCAACGTTCCGGATGATGAAAACATAGACATATTTCGACTGATCGAGTACGGTCTACCTGAAATATTCAAAGATTTTTCATTAAGAATAATTCCTAAGGATAAAATGTATGAATACGCATTTTTTCTTCCAGAAAAAAATGAGCTATGGATTCGAGAAGATGTTTATGAGGCTGCACTAAATGGAAATCCAAGACACAGATTTACGCTGGCTCACGAAATAGGGCATGTATTTTTACATCAAAATATCAAGCGCTTGGCTAGAGGAGAGTTCGCCGTGTCCATTCCTGCATACAAAGATCCTGAATGGCAGGCGAACGAATTCGCTGGTGAACTACTAGCTCCCGCGCACTTGATTGGGACGCTTTCGCAAAATGAAATCATGCTTAGATTCAATTTATCAAGTGAAGCAGCGAAGCATCGATACAATAATTCAAAGAAATGA
- a CDS encoding helix-turn-helix domain-containing protein: MITPFGKFCRKIRIDHNEILKDMSTKLGVTLSYLSAVENGKRAIPEDWVGRITELYNLNEDERFLLQESVYETEGLIKFKTEEIGENNQQVLMALARKQSDISPNELKEILNIFDRK; encoded by the coding sequence TTGATAACTCCGTTTGGTAAATTCTGCAGAAAAATTAGAATTGACCACAATGAAATTTTAAAAGACATGTCTACAAAATTGGGAGTTACGCTTTCTTATCTATCTGCAGTAGAAAATGGAAAACGTGCAATTCCAGAAGACTGGGTCGGTAGAATAACCGAATTGTATAACCTTAATGAGGATGAAAGATTTTTACTTCAGGAAAGTGTTTATGAAACAGAGGGGCTAATAAAGTTCAAAACCGAAGAAATTGGCGAGAATAATCAACAAGTTTTAATGGCGTTGGCCAGAAAACAAAGTGACATTAGTCCAAATGAATTAAAGGAGATTTTAAATATATTCGATAGAAAGTAA
- a CDS encoding tyrosine-type recombinase/integrase — protein sequence MTNIKKNPTTGKWETRVSLGFDERGKRIQRFKRADTKRELEYWMANLLKEREDGSIKRRKTKMKVADLIAVYYERRAPQLAKATLYNRRKISGLLEKELGKMLLENVRTHHLADVMMKYAELRDWNANSYNTMLQQVRAFFRYAVEMEYLKEDPSAGLAQDRRRAVKNHQVWSQEECELFIETHEKELRALPIILILHTGMRIGEAITLRWSDIDFEERKVLVKRSVSDHNRSAHQNEKAPKNGLSRLIVLSDAAVDYLKSMKRVQASHQLSKGYRNDEDYVCLNTLGRPFSATIVHRSFNWLTELAGVPRIRIHDLRHTHATLLLEQGVHPKVVQERLGHASYTITMDLYSHVSVKLHHEAAEMLVFKKSVQ from the coding sequence ATGACGAATATAAAAAAGAACCCCACTACAGGTAAATGGGAAACGAGGGTCAGCCTCGGCTTTGATGAGCGAGGAAAGCGAATCCAGCGATTTAAACGCGCGGATACGAAGCGAGAACTAGAGTATTGGATGGCCAACCTACTCAAGGAACGCGAGGATGGATCCATCAAACGACGAAAAACGAAAATGAAGGTAGCAGATCTGATTGCGGTCTATTACGAACGTCGTGCTCCTCAACTTGCAAAAGCAACACTCTACAACCGTCGTAAGATTTCCGGACTGCTCGAGAAGGAACTCGGTAAGATGCTGCTCGAAAATGTCCGGACACACCATCTGGCGGACGTAATGATGAAATATGCGGAGTTGCGGGACTGGAACGCAAACAGTTATAATACGATGCTACAACAAGTCCGCGCCTTCTTCCGGTATGCCGTCGAGATGGAGTACCTGAAGGAAGATCCAAGTGCCGGACTTGCACAAGACCGTCGTCGCGCTGTCAAGAATCATCAGGTATGGAGCCAGGAGGAATGCGAGCTCTTTATCGAGACACACGAAAAAGAACTCCGCGCCCTTCCGATCATCTTGATTCTGCATACTGGGATGCGGATTGGTGAAGCTATCACCTTGCGATGGTCGGATATCGATTTTGAGGAACGTAAGGTACTCGTGAAGCGTTCCGTCTCCGATCATAACCGCTCAGCTCACCAAAACGAGAAAGCGCCTAAAAACGGTCTCTCTCGTCTCATCGTACTCAGCGATGCTGCAGTCGATTATCTGAAGAGCATGAAACGAGTCCAAGCATCGCATCAATTAAGCAAAGGTTATCGGAATGATGAAGACTATGTCTGCCTGAATACGCTCGGAAGACCGTTCAGCGCGACCATCGTGCATCGTTCCTTCAACTGGTTGACGGAGCTCGCCGGTGTTCCACGGATCCGGATCCACGATCTGCGTCACACCCATGCCACCCTACTGCTCGAGCAGGGTGTGCATCCGAAAGTTGTGCAAGAAAGACTCGGTCATGCGAGTTATACGATAACGATGGATTTATACAGCCATGTCAGTGTAAAGTTGCATCATGAGGCTGCCGAAATGCTCGTTTTCAAAAAAAGTGTGCAATAA
- a CDS encoding DUF3800 domain-containing protein: protein MKYVDTKGFPKVNNTVPKKYVMFVDETGTPKGNTQFNLTGVLMEYKYAIDSDETGEPSPLRKRLMDFKAKVFEDPHIPLHLKEILKAEHPYGKEDGITIDMLRHFWIALPEFLVDIDCTIVSVEVDKQKLQDFFSTPKDPYVVAFAHLMKSFYSFLDETEATSARVVLESRDDYQNLLIQKAFFDIFNSGTVHLDVEKSRQKIKGFIFAEKDSDLYQSGLEIADLVCLPLSRVRRGVIEVKPRFVHYGDENRIFKAIKDKIYIRRDSPDQDFRNWGFKKVPITKKRREWSDTPWNG, encoded by the coding sequence GTGAAATACGTTGATACAAAAGGGTTTCCGAAGGTTAACAACACTGTTCCTAAAAAATATGTCATGTTCGTCGACGAAACTGGGACGCCCAAGGGGAATACACAATTCAACTTAACGGGCGTCTTGATGGAATATAAATATGCCATTGATTCGGATGAGACAGGTGAACCAAGTCCGCTTCGCAAACGCTTGATGGATTTCAAGGCAAAGGTCTTTGAAGATCCACATATTCCGCTTCATCTCAAAGAAATCTTAAAAGCGGAGCATCCTTACGGTAAGGAAGACGGCATCACGATTGATATGTTGCGTCACTTTTGGATTGCCTTGCCGGAATTTTTAGTTGATATCGATTGTACGATCGTCAGCGTCGAAGTCGATAAACAGAAGCTACAAGACTTTTTCTCGACTCCAAAGGATCCGTATGTCGTCGCTTTCGCTCATTTGATGAAATCATTTTATTCGTTCCTCGATGAGACAGAAGCAACGAGTGCCCGAGTCGTCCTTGAGAGTCGTGATGATTATCAAAACTTGCTGATTCAAAAGGCGTTCTTCGACATCTTCAATTCTGGAACGGTCCATCTCGACGTCGAAAAAAGTCGTCAAAAAATCAAGGGCTTCATCTTTGCTGAAAAAGACAGCGACCTCTACCAATCCGGTCTTGAGATTGCCGATTTGGTCTGCTTACCTTTATCCCGCGTTCGTCGAGGTGTCATCGAGGTAAAACCACGGTTTGTCCATTATGGGGACGAAAACCGGATTTTTAAGGCCATCAAAGATAAAATTTATATTCGCCGCGATAGCCCAGACCAAGATTTCCGAAACTGGGGTTTCAAGAAGGTACCGATCACGAAAAAGCGTCGTGAGTGGTCTGATACACCTTGGAATGGATGA
- the nth gene encoding endonuclease III, with amino-acid sequence MLRKAEIDRIEATLEEMFPDAFCELIHRNPFELVVAVALSAQATDVLVNQVTPGLFAAYPDPPSLAAAPVEEIEDKIKRLGLYRNKAKNIKALAAQLLERHDGEVPTERAGLEALPGVGRKTANVVLSVAFDVPAFAVDTHVERVSKRLGICRWKDNVTQVEATLMRRFKRERWSKLHHQFIFFGRYHCKAQRPNCEACPLLDMCREGKKRTKGLATP; translated from the coding sequence ATGTTACGAAAGGCTGAAATCGATCGGATTGAAGCGACGTTAGAAGAGATGTTTCCAGATGCATTTTGTGAGTTGATTCACCGCAATCCGTTTGAACTCGTCGTCGCCGTTGCACTGAGTGCACAAGCGACCGACGTACTTGTCAATCAGGTGACGCCTGGATTATTTGCAGCTTATCCGGATCCACCTTCGCTTGCTGCGGCACCGGTCGAGGAGATCGAAGATAAAATTAAACGTCTTGGTTTGTACCGGAATAAAGCGAAAAACATCAAGGCACTTGCGGCACAATTACTCGAACGACACGATGGTGAAGTTCCGACAGAGCGAGCGGGGCTAGAGGCATTGCCTGGTGTTGGACGTAAGACGGCGAACGTCGTTTTGTCTGTCGCTTTTGATGTCCCGGCATTTGCTGTCGACACGCATGTTGAACGTGTTTCAAAACGCCTCGGGATCTGTCGCTGGAAAGATAACGTCACACAGGTCGAAGCGACCTTGATGCGTCGTTTCAAGCGGGAGCGTTGGTCGAAACTGCATCATCAGTTCATCTTTTTTGGACGGTATCACTGTAAGGCACAACGTCCGAACTGTGAAGCATGCCCGTTACTCGACATGTGTCGAGAAGGAAAAAAACGAACAAAAGGACTAGCCACACCATAA
- a CDS encoding DnaD domain-containing protein, producing MNHNLVQLFEEGTVVLPKRLFTEAKRLGISFVEFTLIGQLFACRAEGMEMPSPEELSNRLGLSETETIETTLGLLQKGLLAMENVSGSERYSLVPLYEKLMAPPEQEAPNFDTINPSVFQQFERELGMMSPFQMEQIIQWLTIENISEELVLAALREAVYHNVRKMTYINQILRTWEREGIKTLEDLAGRGG from the coding sequence ATGAATCATAATTTAGTGCAATTATTCGAGGAAGGAACGGTCGTCTTACCGAAGCGATTGTTCACGGAGGCAAAACGGTTAGGTATTAGTTTTGTCGAATTCACGTTAATTGGTCAACTTTTCGCTTGTCGGGCAGAAGGGATGGAAATGCCCTCTCCGGAAGAGTTAAGTAATCGTCTCGGATTATCTGAGACAGAAACCATTGAGACGACACTCGGCCTGTTACAAAAAGGGCTGCTTGCGATGGAGAACGTCAGTGGATCAGAACGCTATTCGCTCGTACCGCTTTATGAAAAGTTAATGGCACCGCCAGAACAGGAAGCCCCGAACTTTGATACGATCAATCCGTCTGTCTTCCAACAATTCGAGCGAGAACTCGGAATGATGTCACCGTTCCAAATGGAGCAGATCATCCAGTGGTTGACGATCGAGAATATTTCGGAAGAGCTCGTGCTTGCTGCACTTCGAGAAGCGGTCTATCATAACGTTCGCAAGATGACTTATATCAATCAAATTTTACGGACATGGGAACGCGAAGGCATCAAGACACTTGAGGATCTTGCCGGGCGAGGAGGCTGA
- the asnS gene encoding asparagine--tRNA ligase — protein sequence MIRDVSKHVGEEVTIGCWLANKRSSGKIAFLQLRDGSGFMQGVVVKETVGEDLFKQAKGLTQESSLWVTGVIKSDGGRTAIGHEMEISKIELIHEAVDYPITPKAHGTDFLMDNRHLWLRSKRQHAVMVVRNELIRATYEFFNQEGFIKVDPPILTGSAPEGTTELFHTKYFDEDAYLSQSGQLYMEAAAMALGKVFSFGPTFRAEKSKTRRHLIEFWMMEPEMAFHDHEMNLEVQENYVSHLVQSALKNCRAELELLGRDLTVLENINAPFPRVKYTEAIDMLKKQGFDDIEFGDDFGAPHETAIANSFARPVFITHWPKAIKPFYMKEDPENPDFVLCDDLIAPEGYGEIVGGSQREEDHEKLLAEMKKHGLDETGAYKWYLETRQYGSVPHSGFGLGLERTVAWITGVEHVRETIPFPRLLNRLYP from the coding sequence ATGATTCGGGATGTAAGCAAACATGTAGGAGAAGAAGTGACGATTGGGTGTTGGTTAGCGAACAAACGCTCAAGCGGTAAAATTGCTTTTCTCCAACTACGGGATGGCTCTGGTTTCATGCAAGGGGTCGTCGTCAAAGAAACGGTCGGCGAAGACTTATTCAAACAAGCGAAAGGCTTAACGCAAGAATCATCACTTTGGGTGACAGGTGTCATCAAATCAGATGGTGGTCGGACAGCAATCGGTCATGAAATGGAAATTTCAAAGATTGAACTTATCCATGAAGCAGTTGATTATCCGATTACACCAAAAGCACACGGTACAGACTTCTTGATGGATAACCGCCACCTCTGGTTGCGTTCGAAACGTCAGCACGCTGTCATGGTCGTCCGAAATGAATTGATTCGGGCGACGTACGAATTCTTCAACCAAGAAGGATTCATCAAAGTTGACCCACCAATCTTAACTGGTAGTGCACCAGAAGGAACGACAGAATTGTTCCACACGAAATATTTCGATGAAGATGCCTACCTGTCACAATCAGGTCAGCTCTACATGGAAGCGGCAGCAATGGCACTTGGGAAAGTCTTCTCGTTCGGACCGACGTTCCGTGCTGAAAAATCAAAGACACGCCGTCACTTGATCGAATTCTGGATGATGGAGCCTGAGATGGCGTTCCACGACCATGAGATGAACCTCGAGGTTCAGGAAAACTACGTCTCGCATCTCGTTCAATCGGCATTAAAAAACTGTCGTGCTGAACTCGAGTTGCTTGGTCGTGACTTGACGGTCCTTGAAAACATCAACGCACCGTTCCCGCGCGTCAAGTACACGGAAGCGATCGATATGCTCAAAAAGCAAGGATTCGACGATATCGAATTCGGAGACGATTTCGGAGCACCACACGAGACTGCAATCGCGAACAGCTTTGCACGTCCTGTCTTCATCACGCACTGGCCAAAAGCAATTAAACCGTTCTACATGAAAGAAGATCCGGAAAACCCTGATTTCGTTCTATGTGATGATTTGATTGCCCCTGAAGGCTACGGGGAAATCGTCGGAGGATCGCAACGTGAAGAAGATCATGAGAAACTCCTCGCTGAGATGAAGAAACATGGTCTTGATGAAACGGGTGCTTATAAGTGGTATCTCGAAACACGCCAATACGGTTCTGTTCCACACAGTGGCTTCGGTCTTGGTTTAGAGCGGACAGTCGCTTGGATTACAGGTGTCGAGCACGTTCGGGAAACGATTCCGTTCCCACGTTTGCTGAACCGCCTCTATCCTTAA
- a CDS encoding pyridoxal phosphate-dependent aminotransferase, with the protein MLSKRVRQLTPSTTLAITAKAKALREEGQDIIGLGAGEPDFNTPEFIIQAAFEAAEAGDTKYTPSGGTVALKDAIIEKTRRDLWMPYDRSEVMVASGAKHALSTLFQAILDPGDEVIVPAPYWVSYPEQIKLSDGVPVILETDESSRFKVTRELLEQHITPKTKALVLNSPSNPTGMVYSKEELEMVADVAIKHDLLVISDEIYEKLLYNGVTHISIASLPEMRERTVIINGVSKSHAMTGWRIGYAIGPKEIISAMTNLASHSTSNPTSIAQAASVAAYAEGDAPVEAMRVIFEERLEKIYARLIEIKGLTCLKPEGAFYLFPHAKQAAEMCGFDNVDDWCTAVLSEAKVALIPGSGFGAPDYVRLSYATDPARVLEALDRIEGFITAHTAV; encoded by the coding sequence ATGTTATCGAAACGCGTACGACAATTGACACCATCTACGACGCTAGCCATCACAGCGAAAGCCAAGGCACTACGTGAAGAAGGTCAAGACATCATCGGTTTAGGTGCGGGAGAGCCCGACTTCAATACACCGGAATTCATCATCCAAGCAGCATTTGAGGCAGCAGAAGCAGGCGATACGAAGTATACGCCGTCTGGCGGAACGGTTGCCTTGAAAGATGCCATCATCGAAAAGACGCGCCGTGACTTATGGATGCCATACGATCGCTCAGAAGTCATGGTGGCTTCAGGAGCAAAACACGCTCTTTCGACGTTGTTCCAAGCGATTCTTGATCCAGGCGATGAAGTCATCGTCCCAGCACCATACTGGGTCAGTTATCCGGAACAAATCAAACTCAGTGACGGCGTTCCTGTCATTCTCGAGACAGATGAATCGTCTCGTTTCAAAGTGACACGGGAATTGCTCGAGCAACACATCACACCAAAAACGAAAGCACTCGTCCTGAATTCGCCATCGAACCCGACGGGAATGGTCTATTCAAAAGAAGAGCTTGAGATGGTAGCGGATGTTGCGATCAAGCATGACTTACTCGTCATTAGTGATGAGATTTATGAGAAGTTGCTCTATAACGGTGTGACGCATATCTCAATCGCTTCTTTACCAGAAATGCGCGAACGGACGGTCATCATCAATGGTGTCTCAAAATCACATGCGATGACAGGTTGGCGTATCGGATATGCAATTGGACCGAAAGAAATCATCTCCGCGATGACGAACTTAGCGAGTCACTCGACGTCGAATCCGACATCGATTGCGCAAGCCGCGTCGGTTGCTGCGTATGCAGAGGGTGATGCACCGGTCGAAGCGATGCGTGTCATCTTCGAGGAACGACTTGAAAAAATTTATGCACGACTCATCGAAATCAAAGGATTGACGTGTCTGAAGCCAGAAGGAGCATTCTACTTGTTCCCACATGCAAAGCAAGCTGCCGAGATGTGTGGATTCGATAATGTCGATGACTGGTGTACAGCTGTATTATCTGAAGCGAAAGTCGCCTTGATTCCAGGTTCAGGATTCGGAGCACCGGACTATGTCCGTCTATCTTACGCGACAGATCCGGCACGTGTCTTAGAGGCACTCGACCGGATTGAAGGATTCATCACGGCACATACAGCCGTTTAA
- a CDS encoding YpmA family protein: MDSKIETLATVKVNRHDDTYKIVDLLNRTLKTEDLMFGLALDEKDKEQMVFTIYRT, encoded by the coding sequence ATGGATTCAAAAATTGAAACACTTGCGACCGTCAAAGTGAACCGCCATGACGATACGTATAAAATCGTCGACTTGTTGAATCGGACACTGAAAACGGAAGATTTAATGTTCGGTCTTGCTCTCGATGAAAAAGACAAAGAGCAGATGGTCTTCACCATCTACCGCACATGA